In a genomic window of Chryseobacterium sp. G0162:
- a CDS encoding alpha/beta fold hydrolase, translated as MNPLEKGYKQVNGIQMYYEIYGSGKPLVLIHGGGSSILYDFKEVIARLENEFQLIGIDLQNHGRSEHRDIPETFEQDADDVAALLKALNVDKASFWGFSNGGNTVMQIGHRHPKIVEKLVVASAFYKRNGMMDGFFEMMNEATFDSMPEPFKINFLNLNPDFSKLENLFEKDSKRMQTFVDWSDDVLSSIQSPTLFISGDKDVMKPEHTIAMWRLVENSQLMILPVGHGTYMMADFDGSLNENLVNFTIKEVANFLNN; from the coding sequence ATGAATCCATTAGAAAAAGGATATAAGCAAGTCAACGGGATCCAGATGTATTATGAAATCTATGGTTCAGGAAAACCCCTGGTTTTAATTCATGGTGGAGGTTCCTCTATTCTCTATGACTTTAAAGAAGTCATTGCAAGGCTGGAAAATGAATTTCAGCTTATTGGAATAGATCTCCAGAATCATGGGCGAAGTGAACACCGTGATATTCCTGAAACATTTGAACAGGACGCTGATGATGTAGCAGCACTTTTGAAGGCCCTGAATGTTGATAAAGCTTCATTCTGGGGATTCAGTAATGGTGGAAATACCGTAATGCAGATTGGGCATCGTCATCCCAAAATTGTAGAAAAACTGGTTGTAGCTTCAGCGTTTTATAAAAGAAACGGAATGATGGATGGCTTTTTTGAAATGATGAATGAAGCTACATTTGACTCCATGCCGGAGCCTTTCAAAATCAACTTTTTGAATCTAAACCCAGACTTTTCTAAACTGGAAAATCTCTTCGAGAAGGATAGCAAAAGAATGCAAACCTTTGTAGATTGGAGTGATGACGTGCTCAGCTCCATACAATCACCTACCTTATTTATTAGTGGAGATAAGGATGTGATGAAACCGGAACATACCATAGCAATGTGGAGGCTGGTAGAAAATTCACAATTAATGATCCTTCCTGTAGGACATGGAACTTATATGATGGCTGATTTTGATGGTAGCCTCAATGAAAATTTAGTCAACTTTACTATAAAAGAAGTTGCAAATTTTTTAAATAATTAA
- a CDS encoding VOC family protein: MAKLNPYLNFDGTAEEAFNFYKSIFGGEFVGEIHKMGNAPGTENLSEEEKNRVMHIALPVGSDLLMASDIVPSFGQKLNVGNNNYVSIFPDSREDADRIFKGLSEGGNIEMPIEDQFWGDYFGSFQDKYGVHWMINYNEEYTK; the protein is encoded by the coding sequence ATGGCAAAATTAAATCCATACCTAAATTTTGATGGAACCGCTGAAGAAGCTTTCAATTTTTACAAATCCATTTTTGGTGGTGAATTCGTAGGTGAAATTCATAAAATGGGAAATGCTCCTGGTACTGAAAACCTTTCTGAAGAAGAAAAAAACAGAGTAATGCATATTGCTCTTCCAGTGGGAAGTGATCTTTTAATGGCTTCTGATATTGTTCCTAGCTTCGGGCAGAAGCTGAATGTAGGAAATAATAATTATGTTTCCATTTTCCCGGACTCTAGAGAGGACGCAGACAGAATCTTTAAAGGACTTTCTGAAGGTGGAAATATAGAAATGCCCATTGAAGATCAGTTTTGGGGAGACTATTTTGGAAGTTTTCAGGACAAATATGGTGTTCATTGGATGATAAACTATAATGAAGAATACACGAAATAA
- a CDS encoding SRPBCC family protein: protein MDPIKIDITILAPVEKVWNYFNEPKHITKWNFAHESWHCPSSENDLKVGGKFKNKMEAKDKSFAFDFEGVYDEVTPHELIKYHMEDGRKVEVIFDKIDENTTKVIEIFDPEKQNSVEMQRDGWYAILNNFHKYVENH from the coding sequence ATGGATCCAATTAAAATAGACATTACCATTTTAGCACCGGTAGAAAAAGTATGGAATTATTTCAATGAACCCAAGCATATTACCAAATGGAATTTTGCCCATGAAAGCTGGCATTGTCCAAGTTCTGAAAACGATCTGAAGGTAGGCGGAAAATTTAAAAACAAAATGGAAGCAAAAGATAAAAGCTTTGCATTTGATTTTGAAGGGGTTTATGATGAAGTAACACCTCATGAGCTCATAAAATATCATATGGAAGACGGGCGTAAAGTAGAGGTGATCTTTGATAAGATTGATGAGAATACCACAAAAGTTATCGAAATTTTCGATCCGGAGAAACAAAATTCTGTGGAGATGCAGCGAGATGGCTGGTATGCTATTCTCAATAATTTTCATAAGTACGTTGAGAACCATTAA
- a CDS encoding DNA-directed RNA polymerase subunit alpha C-terminal domain-containing protein, with translation MSKSLNSIYAVSYDPEEDFLLGVIAVPARRALKKEKIDSLEKLSDYSEKEILQLHGFGKNAMMKLKDYMKENQMCFKEA, from the coding sequence ATGTCAAAGAGTTTGAATTCCATATATGCTGTAAGCTATGATCCTGAGGAAGATTTTCTATTGGGAGTTATTGCAGTACCTGCAAGAAGAGCTTTGAAGAAGGAAAAAATAGATTCTTTGGAAAAACTATCGGATTATTCTGAAAAAGAAATACTGCAGCTACATGGTTTCGGGAAAAATGCAATGATGAAGCTAAAAGACTATATGAAGGAGAATCAGATGTGTTTTAAGGAAGCATAA
- a CDS encoding VOC family protein gives MNNDIFPCLWYDGDAKQSAEFYCKVFGGEITADTPVVMNIDLFGQRLMLLNGGPHFKKNPSISFMVICDSEDEVQKYWDQLLEGGMALMELGSYSWSKKYGWVQDKYGVTWQLFLGEKAQEQKIVPTLMFIHENNGKAKEAMELYTQTFPNSSIGNILKYGDGSEGHSNSEPTENVQHANFVIDGYSLFCMDNSYDHQFDFNEGISLVVMTDDQQQTDTYWNALTSNGGRESMCGWLKDKYGLSWQIVPKRLIQLMNDPNQEKAYQVVQAMMKMQKIIIQDLEDAYNS, from the coding sequence ATGAATAACGATATTTTTCCATGTCTCTGGTATGACGGAGACGCCAAGCAATCCGCAGAATTTTACTGTAAGGTTTTTGGTGGCGAAATTACGGCAGATACTCCTGTGGTAATGAACATTGATTTGTTCGGACAAAGATTAATGCTTTTGAATGGTGGTCCTCATTTCAAAAAGAATCCTTCCATTTCATTTATGGTAATCTGTGATTCCGAAGATGAGGTGCAAAAATATTGGGATCAGTTACTGGAAGGGGGGATGGCTCTTATGGAACTTGGGTCATATTCATGGAGTAAGAAATATGGATGGGTTCAGGATAAATATGGGGTGACCTGGCAATTATTTTTAGGAGAAAAAGCACAGGAGCAGAAAATAGTTCCTACTTTGATGTTTATTCATGAAAATAATGGAAAAGCCAAAGAAGCAATGGAGCTTTATACCCAAACATTCCCAAATTCAAGCATTGGAAATATTTTGAAATATGGTGATGGAAGTGAAGGTCATTCTAATTCTGAGCCAACAGAAAATGTTCAGCATGCCAATTTTGTTATTGATGGTTACTCTTTATTCTGTATGGATAATTCTTACGATCATCAGTTTGATTTTAATGAGGGTATTTCACTTGTTGTGATGACCGATGACCAACAGCAAACCGATACTTACTGGAATGCACTTACCTCAAACGGAGGCAGAGAAAGTATGTGTGGTTGGTTAAAAGATAAATATGGGTTAAGTTGGCAGATTGTGCCTAAAAGGCTGATTCAGCTAATGAACGATCCGAATCAGGAAAAAGCCTATCAAGTGGTACAGGCGATGATGAAAATGCAGAAAATTATTATTCAGGATTTAGAAGACGCTTATAATTCTTAA
- a CDS encoding SDR family oxidoreductase encodes MKTQNKSQSKSSVPKEGQFPEIIRDDYQGSQKLLNKKAVISGGDSGIGQAVAVHFAREGADVAIIYKKSDNDAKETKRLVEKEGRKCLLMKGNLTRKVFRTQCAEKIKESWKKIDILVNNAGIHTSKNSLEKISDDQIQETFDTNIISMISFTRNFLTMMKKGGRIICTTSVTAYRGSDHLIDYAATKGAILSFIRSLADNLAEKEILVNGVAPGPIWTPLVKEAFDDLSTFGKDTPLKRAGQPSEVAPAYVFLASKDASYITGEVIHINGGDFVGG; translated from the coding sequence ATGAAAACACAGAACAAATCACAATCTAAGTCGAGCGTCCCTAAGGAAGGGCAGTTTCCGGAAATTATCCGGGACGACTATCAGGGAAGTCAAAAGTTATTAAATAAGAAAGCCGTTATTTCCGGAGGTGACAGTGGAATAGGCCAGGCGGTGGCCGTTCATTTTGCAAGGGAAGGAGCAGATGTTGCCATTATCTATAAGAAAAGTGATAATGATGCCAAAGAAACCAAAAGACTGGTAGAAAAAGAAGGCAGAAAATGCCTTTTGATGAAAGGTAATCTTACGAGAAAAGTATTCAGAACCCAATGTGCTGAAAAGATTAAAGAATCATGGAAGAAGATTGATATTCTTGTTAATAACGCTGGAATTCACACTTCAAAAAATAGTCTGGAAAAAATATCTGATGATCAGATTCAAGAGACATTTGATACCAATATCATTTCTATGATTTCTTTTACCCGGAATTTTCTTACGATGATGAAAAAAGGAGGTCGGATTATTTGTACCACTTCTGTTACCGCTTATCGGGGAAGTGATCATTTGATTGATTATGCTGCAACAAAAGGAGCGATCTTATCCTTTATTCGTTCATTGGCCGATAATCTTGCTGAAAAAGAAATTTTGGTGAACGGTGTTGCTCCGGGGCCTATATGGACGCCGCTTGTAAAAGAAGCATTTGATGATCTTTCAACATTTGGGAAAGATACTCCGCTGAAGCGTGCTGGTCAACCATCAGAAGTAGCTCCGGCTTATGTTTTTCTTGCTTCTAAAGATGCCAGTTATATTACAGGTGAGGTAATTCATATTAATGGCGGAGATTTTGTTGGAGGTTAA
- a CDS encoding SRPBCC domain-containing protein has protein sequence MEQLSYELEINAEPEKVWSVLWGDITYRQWTTAFTEGSFYEGELEENNIIKFLDPKHNGMYSRVEKVIPNEEIKFLHLGEIYEGIEVAKDWGDATESYFLEENDEGTLLKAVIKTPAEFKDFFEEKFPKALNIIKHLSENQL, from the coding sequence ATGGAACAATTATCATATGAATTAGAAATCAATGCAGAACCTGAAAAAGTATGGAGTGTCCTTTGGGGAGATATTACCTACAGACAATGGACAACGGCTTTTACAGAAGGTTCTTTTTATGAAGGAGAACTGGAAGAAAATAACATTATAAAATTCTTAGACCCTAAACATAACGGGATGTACAGCCGTGTTGAAAAAGTGATTCCCAATGAGGAAATTAAATTTCTGCACCTGGGAGAAATTTATGAAGGAATTGAAGTCGCTAAGGATTGGGGTGATGCAACGGAATCTTATTTCCTGGAAGAAAATGATGAAGGAACACTATTGAAAGCAGTCATTAAAACTCCGGCGGAGTTTAAAGATTTTTTTGAAGAAAAATTTCCCAAAGCGCTGAATATTATCAAACACCTTTCAGAAAATCAGCTTTAA
- a CDS encoding SRPBCC family protein, with product METLSYETIIDAPLQKVWDILWSPETYSQWTKYFGAGSSVMKSDWQVGGKTYFLNEKGDGMVSTIDSLEEPHQIVFKHLGMTENGVEDTQSKEVMEWSGCFEKYFLIDFDGKTKLHTEVQVDSEWRDHMETGFTKGLIVVKSLAEGGNLSSV from the coding sequence ATGGAAACCCTATCATACGAAACAATAATAGATGCTCCTTTACAGAAGGTATGGGATATTCTCTGGAGTCCTGAAACGTACAGCCAATGGACAAAATACTTTGGTGCCGGATCTTCTGTTATGAAATCCGACTGGCAGGTTGGCGGAAAGACTTATTTCCTTAATGAAAAAGGAGATGGAATGGTTTCTACCATAGACAGCCTGGAGGAACCCCATCAAATTGTTTTTAAGCATTTGGGAATGACCGAAAATGGAGTAGAAGACACACAAAGCAAAGAAGTTATGGAGTGGAGCGGTTGTTTTGAAAAATATTTTCTGATAGATTTTGATGGGAAAACTAAGCTTCACACTGAAGTTCAGGTAGACAGTGAATGGCGGGATCATATGGAGACAGGATTTACAAAAGGATTGATCGTTGTGAAGAGTTTGGCTGAAGGGGGAAATCTCAGCTCAGTATAA
- a CDS encoding alpha/beta hydrolase family protein, producing the protein MNLNYKIFGTAYIVLSSIMINAQNSAAKLPGDPTLPSTKANLEKLVSYDKGDFKYKVEDYFARPKASAFKISPDGKYLSYKEKDKDRKNHVYVKDLNSGKITKAIVEKDDLIKAYGWLNKSRLFYTQDKGGNENIHLYAANVDGTNLKDLTPFDGITLGEINPIKDTDFVVVTMNKNNKQIFEPYKINFVTGEMTQLYENKDVNSPIDGYIFDKDGNLRGYSVLENGLTTKTYYKDLQTGKFNLLKSADWSDTFSIIRFNDNSKNKDEAYVVTNLDSDKTRIVLYDLKKNAVIKEVYANPVFDVSSISLAGKNRNYELDYISYEGLKGETVPVSKFYKEVDDKLKAQFGDKEFSIVSSDDNDDKLLVVVGSDKLYGTYYEYDTKTKQTKLLYNLMPQLKEEDMAEMRPIEFKSRDGLTIRGYITLPKAALEGKKVPLIVNPHGGPQGIRDHWGFNPETQLFASRGYATLQVNFRISGGYGKEFQKAGYKQIGRKAMDDVEDGVKYAISQGWIDKDKIAIYGGSHGGYATLMGLIKTPDLYACGVDYVGVSNIFTFFDSFPEYWKPYKEMVKQIWYDLDNPEEAKIAKEVSPVFQIDKIKKPLFVVQGANDPRVNINESDQIVKAMRAKGFEVPYMVKYDEGHGFGKEPNRIELYKSMLGFFAENFNKK; encoded by the coding sequence ATGAATCTAAATTACAAAATTTTCGGTACAGCTTATATTGTACTTTCTTCTATTATGATAAATGCACAAAACTCTGCAGCTAAACTTCCGGGAGATCCCACGCTTCCGTCTACAAAAGCCAATCTTGAGAAACTGGTATCCTACGATAAAGGAGACTTCAAATATAAAGTAGAAGATTATTTTGCAAGGCCAAAAGCTTCAGCATTTAAAATTTCTCCCGATGGGAAATACCTTTCTTATAAGGAAAAAGATAAAGACCGTAAAAATCACGTATATGTTAAAGACCTGAATTCTGGGAAAATTACCAAGGCTATTGTTGAAAAAGATGATTTGATAAAAGCGTATGGCTGGCTGAATAAAAGTCGTTTGTTTTATACTCAAGATAAAGGAGGAAATGAAAATATTCACTTATATGCAGCAAATGTAGACGGAACAAATCTTAAAGATTTAACCCCATTTGACGGAATTACATTGGGAGAGATTAACCCGATAAAAGATACCGATTTCGTTGTGGTCACCATGAATAAAAATAATAAGCAGATCTTTGAACCTTATAAAATCAATTTTGTAACAGGGGAAATGACTCAGCTGTATGAAAATAAAGATGTCAACAGTCCTATTGATGGGTATATTTTTGATAAAGACGGAAATTTAAGAGGATATAGTGTTCTTGAAAACGGGCTGACTACTAAAACTTATTACAAAGATTTGCAGACAGGAAAATTCAATCTTCTGAAATCTGCAGACTGGTCGGATACCTTCAGCATTATCAGGTTTAATGATAATTCTAAGAATAAAGATGAAGCTTATGTAGTGACCAATCTGGATAGTGATAAGACAAGAATTGTTTTGTATGATCTTAAGAAAAATGCAGTAATCAAGGAAGTGTATGCTAATCCTGTGTTTGATGTGAGTTCGATAAGTTTAGCAGGTAAAAACAGAAATTATGAACTGGATTACATCAGCTATGAAGGTTTGAAAGGTGAGACAGTTCCCGTAAGTAAGTTTTATAAGGAAGTTGATGACAAATTAAAAGCCCAGTTTGGAGATAAAGAGTTTAGTATTGTTTCGTCAGACGATAATGATGATAAACTTTTGGTAGTGGTAGGAAGTGACAAATTATACGGAACTTACTATGAGTATGATACCAAAACCAAACAAACAAAACTTCTTTATAATCTGATGCCACAGCTGAAAGAAGAAGATATGGCTGAAATGAGGCCTATTGAATTCAAAAGTAGAGACGGATTAACCATTCGTGGGTATATTACCCTACCTAAAGCGGCTTTGGAAGGGAAAAAAGTTCCTTTGATCGTAAACCCTCACGGTGGTCCTCAGGGAATCAGAGATCATTGGGGTTTCAATCCGGAAACTCAATTGTTTGCAAGCCGAGGGTATGCCACGCTTCAGGTGAATTTCAGAATTTCAGGGGGATATGGAAAAGAATTCCAAAAAGCTGGCTACAAGCAGATCGGAAGAAAAGCTATGGATGATGTGGAAGATGGAGTAAAATATGCGATCAGCCAAGGTTGGATAGATAAGGATAAAATAGCAATTTATGGAGGAAGTCATGGAGGATATGCTACTTTAATGGGATTGATTAAAACTCCGGACCTATACGCTTGTGGTGTAGATTATGTGGGAGTATCTAATATCTTTACTTTTTTTGATTCCTTCCCGGAATATTGGAAGCCTTATAAAGAAATGGTAAAACAGATCTGGTATGATTTGGATAACCCGGAAGAAGCTAAAATTGCTAAAGAAGTATCACCGGTATTTCAAATTGATAAGATTAAGAAACCTTTATTTGTGGTACAGGGGGCGAATGACCCTAGGGTAAATATTAACGAGTCTGATCAGATCGTAAAAGCAATGCGGGCAAAAGGATTTGAAGTTCCTTATATGGTAAAATATGACGAAGGACATGGATTTGGAAAAGAGCCCAACAGAATCGAATTGTATAAATCTATGTTAGGATTTTTTGCTGAGAATTTCAATAAAAAATAA